In the Salvia miltiorrhiza cultivar Shanhuang (shh) chromosome 8, IMPLAD_Smil_shh, whole genome shotgun sequence genome, AGCCACTTCAGATACTGATTTCCCTCGcatttggaaaaaataaaagaaaactcaaGACTAAAAATCCGATCGTGGTACAACTTCTATAATTGCATCTACAAAAAATTATTCATTGAAATTCATGAAAATTGTAAAATATGACATACCTAAAATAAGGCGAAGTTTAATTCAAAATTTCTCGTCGGAAAATGACTAAAAAACCGCTGGTTCCGACCCAGCAAAGTGGGAGATTGGAGGGGCTTATGGTAATTTTCACTCGATACCGATTTCTAAGATTGACAATCAGATAGGACAGAAGGTAGGGCATGGAAAATCCCGAGATGATAAGGTAAAGGACAATGAATAATGATAGCACGAAtccatgaaaaaagaaaagaataaatcagcaaaaattcaaaatataattcTAAAACGATATGTTTTCATCATCTTCTGCAAAAATCTTGTTTTATTACCACCAAATTAAAGCAAAACAACCCAAAATCAGAATGATGAGTACGTAATAAGCTACTGTACAAAAACAGCATAGGTTCCGTCACCTAcacactaaataaaataaatgctaCAGAGATAAACATCTTACATTAAATATATGTCTTGTCTCTCTAAAAGATCAATCCCAATTCCCAGGGCCCCCTACCCCCACCACCCAAccccaaaagaaaagaaaaaactaatCGATCTACAGcttatattattattgtaattaaaaGGGAAAAGGACAAGAATTCCATTTTGGAGTgtacaaattttgaaaatattttagaaaaaaaaaaagaagaagaagaagaagaagaagatggaaTTCGTAATTAAGGGTTGTAAAAATGGCCGCCGCATCTACATTTCCACCCAAGCGGCTTGTAATTGGAGTACCTGTTTCCGGCAGAAGACGGCGACGATCCCAAGTAATCGAGCGGCTTGACGGCGGCGGAGCTGGGTCCGAGACGGCTGTGGCTGGGCAGCGTGGGCACCTGCACCGCCATGCATGGGTGGCACTGGTTGCATTTGTTGTGGCAGCTCGGCGGCGTTGAGCCCAGCCTCGTTTTCTCCGCCGCCACCCAACCCTGCACCAACAAAATCGTCAGTGTGAATATGTGAATGTACAAGCAAGCATGCACAAAGAGGTTGTTGTACCCTGAGACTCTCGGAGCTGGGCTGTTTATGGATCAAGCAATGAGAAAATGATGCCAGAAAGAAAAGGGCTACGAGGATTAACAGAGAAGTCATGCCCATGGTtgcatcttttatttatttgtttaattgaaaaagaaaaaaaaaacaaataaagaacTCAGCTCTCAATTTCAAATGCAggagagagtttgagagagaaagTAGAGGGTTGTAGAGTGTAGGTCTGTAAATTTGAAGGAGAGAAGAAAACAGATTACCGGCGGAAgtggtggtgggggaggggGTTTGAAAACAACTAGACAgcgaaaagaaaacaaagaaagaaacGGAGTTATATTTTGATGAGAAATATGTAAAATTGTGGAGAGCCAAACTTCTTTCTTTTACGCTATTGTGAGTAGCTGTGTGGAAAGTGAAAGGTCTTCGGCCCCTAACATGGATCAATGCTAAAAATTTGCATCGAATAATTTCAATGATGCAAAATTTTAGAGCTCTCTTGGAATGTGGGAAGCCAAGACTCTATAAGTTTTGTCAAAGGGTACGAAAAAGATACAATTATATTCATTCGTGTTGATACTCGAATATTTTAGATATGAATATGATGAATTGATGGTATTATTTTCGTTTTCCAGTAAGTGTTGCGTTTTGAATATCAAATCAAACTTTTATGGTAGTGATATCAAACTTTTCATTTTActcagatttttatttttaattttcatgtaataattaattgtaaaaagaaaaaaatgtctCACTTTATTACTAATATAAAcgaatttttaatattgaaaatgTTTATTTGGATAGGAGGGAGTCAATCCTCATAAAACTAAAGAATTTgcatgaaaaataaaagataaaataaagaaGTTTGATAGTATTACAAAAAGATGAGAAATTATAGtataaatttcaattttctaATAGTCATGAGACATTTtcgagggggggggggggggggagagagaaATAGCTAGAGTGGGGGTAGGGGAAGTAGCTAAACGCTTCATTTAATGATGCAGATGACTTTTGTTATGATTTTACTTGAGGGTTTTGACTGTTGATTGATTGAGTGAATCAGgctaatatacatatatatatttgatggtGGGTAGCATAGTGTTTGAAGAGAGGCAAATTAAATGTGCAAAATTTAGGGTATATTTTAGCTTGAAATAGACAAGTAGCGACCAGCCTTTAATTCCGAAATTGCACAAGCATGGTCTATGGGAATCATTGTTTGGAATGTAGGTAGGTTTTGCAGTTTCATCAACAAGTTAAGGCATCATTAAACTTAGTGTGCCAATCACCATTTCAGTTAAGCTTCATTCATTCCCATATGATCAAAGCTTGTCAGTCGGAATGGCCTCTAACTTACCATCCTATAGTTATAAATCTTCGGATTCTAACTCAATATTTAACTTCCATTTTCATTGGATTCTTAACTTTTCTTATTTTGTGTCTTCCTTTCTCAATTTATCTCTCGTAATAAGTTAGATAAGGACTTTCTCATCTAAGACAATTTGAGAACATTCACAGTTGCGTGCCAACATCTCCGGCTCGCAAGTGAACTCCTTCGTCCGAGCCACCAAGCTCTGCACAGCGCGAGCCCTACCTCATAGTCCAGCTCGCCCCATGGCCCTCGACAGCGTTTGCACACGCATCAAGCTCGTAGACAAGAACCGTGGTGCACAACCCAAGGCGAGAATACAACACCACAACCGTGGTGCACAACCCAATTATATGTATGCAGTGTGTGAGAATACAACCCAATAATACAacaccgcacgcaggcgagaATACAACACCACCTAAAGTGAAAAAACATCACCGCACGTAGGCGGGattgaactcaagacctctcacaagagtctttgggtgcctcagttttgccactagagcaaggcCTCATTGGCactatgtgtgtatatatataaataaataaaaaaatatattttcgatCCATTTAGTGGCTCATTtttactttaaattattttattataagtgGCCCATTTTATGAGGGGTGTTTACTTTTCATATAATTGATCAAATATATAATTGAATGTTTTTATCCTTCTTACTAGGATATCTTCAATCacattctttcaattttcaaagAGATatataaatcaagtaaaatgaACTCAAATGatatcaaaattaattcatCCTAGTAAGTAACAGATTAATCATCTTATTTTTGTATATCAAAATTAATTCTCCAAAATAAATATTCTttaaaaccaaaaaaataatatttataaaatataatctcTATCCCTTCTAAGTTCTAACTAATTTATTTCCTAATCTTGATCTGGAGCTTATAAATAGTGAGTCGCTGACAATGAGATTGGAACGAGTAAAAACTGTTCTTtgacataataataaaaactttaaaatttatggTAGGTTAATTGGAACTACGTTAATTACCTGAAAGATGAAATGTACATCTAGCTTCCCACCTAGTCCACAATTGTCCACCATCTAATTGTTGTCTAGCCAATTTTAGAATGCTATTTATTGTAGGGGAGATAAGCCATATATTGGAATAAGGATggttttaataataataataataataataataataataataaatcatcCGTttgctttttaaaaaaattgcaattaTTATGCAAAATACGTACTGAGTAGACTTTACTATTGTACAACAACATGCAAATTCATAGGAAGAGAAAAAACTGCATGAAAACTATATTTAACTAGTatcatctattttttttatagggcaaaggtgcagattccCCCTGTAGTAcaccccctagagcttttagccccccaaagtcggtcaaagcgcgttgacctccccagAGTCTCGGTTGAAGGGTGCAATTAAGTTCACTCGTTAAACGGCCGGTAAACGCcgttttctttaaatttttcttcttttttttaaaaaaatttagtgGGCcccactccctctctctctctctccaatggATTCGCGATGCGCTCTTTTCCACTGCCGCTATCATTCTCGCCGGTGGCCTCTACTGGTTCATCTGAAGGTGGAGAAAGGCTTCGATTTGGATCAAAAGGTTTGTTCTTTGATTCTCACAACGATGTGCCGGCAGCTGAAttacggcggcggcggtggtggtgaaaTTTTGAGGTTCTTGGATGATCTGAAAAATCTGGGTTTTAAACCAAAAAGTGATGATTTATTCAATGTAATTATGGTTTTGGTTCTAGGGGGAAAGGCATGGATGCGTTGGGATTGCTGAAACAGATGAAGATTGATAAAATTAGGGCTAATGTTATGTGCTAGAATTTGGTGCTTGATTGGTTGATCTGCAACGAGGAGTTTGAGGTTGCAGATAAGGTGTTTGATTGGTTGAATCTGTTGTGCCGCACCTGCCAGTCGCCAACGTCGTGGTCCGCCGCCGGCTCCAAGCTGGAAATGCGTGAGATGGCCGAGAATCACGTCATGCCGTGGTCGCCGCCGCCCGAGAGCTCGCTGAGCGGCGCAGAGGCTGTGGTTCACAGCAGAGATGCGGAGATTTTGAGAAAACGCGGCAGGGGCGATCGTCCGATTATTGTATGAAATGAAActttctcgctctctctctaAGTTTGAATTTTCGTATCTGAACTAATTGTCACTGATGCGGTGGTGAATTTCAAGACGATCTGAATATCTGCACGCCGTCGTCGGAGGCGACGACTGAGGTGGCAAGCGTCGCCGATTCCGTATCCAGAGGAGTATCGACGCCGCGGTGGAAGCTTCGGAGAACGGACGAAGGCCAAGTtgaagctagagagagagagggagtgggGCCCactagaaataattttttttttataaagaaaacGGCATTTATCGGCCGTTCAACGAGTGGACTTAATTGCACCCTTCTTGCGGGATTCAGGGGAGGTCAACGCGTTTTGACCGACTTCAGGaggctaaaagctctaggggtGTGTACTATAGGGggaatctgcacctttgccattttttatattgtaagctttattaattatttattttatagacGAGGAGAATATAGTCGTCACTTATATTTGTAGTTGAATTTTGAGCAAATTTTgctattatgaaataattagtACATAACTCATATAAAAAATACGACATACTCTCTTTGTTTAACTCTCTTTGTTTATGATAAATGTGATTAATCATTTACATTTGTTGTCTCTACAACAAATATgatctttttattttaagatgtatATTTTTGTACTTTACCTCattcacacacaatatttataaaaaaaattatctaacaaataatttattaattatttaacaaattaattcaataaaatattttatttactttatacacatttattaatatttttttaaaatttgaatcgCCCAACTACACACCCTTATTGTGGTGGACGAaggaatatatttttttaaaactaatgTCCATTTTTTACAAAACTCAAGTAAAATTAATTGTTGTTTTACTTTCCTGTAGCGTCCCCCACCAGTTTGCATATTCtggtaaaataattattggtgGAAGTTTCTTTACTAATAATGGCCTGTCacacttttttcatttttatatactagtattttattttattgaggGACTGTCACACTTTATTCTTACTGACGCCATTAAATGTGGATTCAAGGTCAGTTTGTTTGCTACCAGAATCACATTTATAATTTACAAGTTTCTGTTTCTCTGCTCTTTTTTCTTCTCTCATCAAACTACTCTTCTTATAGGGTTTCAATCGCGAAGAGACATTAGCTAATTTCAAGATTCATTTATATTCAAGataatttattcttttaaatatcaTCAAGGATTAAAAGTTAGAAAGTTCTTACCATCAAGACTGACCGTTCTTGtgattaattaaaatgaattgatcaaataattaagaTGAATTGatcaaatataaattaagacATACTCCATCCACAACAAATGTGATCTTTTGATCATTTTTATATGTCCACAataaatgtgatttttttagtacatatatttttaccatataatattttaaaaaatatatatctcacaaactatttattaaatatctaaCAAGTTAACTTTAGTGgaattatttctttattttatacatATCATGTGTCATCCCATTCACACTACATATATTATAAACGGAGAAAATATTATAGATTAAATATTTGAACTTTAAACATAACAAAGTTTTTCGGTGGATTTGGAGAATTTATCGTATTTATTTATAAAGCCAACTTTTGAGATAGCTATATTGAGCAATGTGACTCAATATGTAAGCATCCATcttaaaaaacacaaattttggctaTCGTTTACAATTTCGAACTGTATTGTCCTTAATTTGGGCACACCGGATCAGATTAGGCGCGCAGGTTCAagtggtacttttggcactaatgttataatttgtgtcAAAAATACCAATAGAAACCAAAgcaaaaaaaatactaagtaatttgatacttttggcactaatgttataatttgtgtcATAAGTATCAAATTACTTAAAACAAATGAGaatattagtgtcaaaagtaaCAACAGGAAAAAAAAGTGATTTGATATTTTTGgcacaaataataatatattagtgCTAAAAGTACCACCTCAATCCGCGCTCAACCCTTGAACTCAACTCGATCCGGTTCGCCTAAATTAAGAACAATACAATTGAAAATcgcaaaaaataattaaaatttatatttttaagataaAAGATCAAATATTGAATTTCAATTCTCAAAATTATATGAGTGCATATTCTCTATTTATACACAATATCGTGTAAAGTGAAACATAGGGACATGAGTAGAACATTATCATTAAATAGGAACTATATGATCAATTGAGTACCTCAAgtttaataaaacaaaaatgaatatttaatacttcatccgtcccattacaaatgtctcatttttcataatgggatgtcccattacaaatgtttcataccttttttggcaacatattctctctctatacttaatatttaaataattttcaccaactcactttatctattaattacacatttcttaatctacgtacccaaaagtaatgagacatttgtagtGGAACGGAAGGAGTAATAAAACATATACGGCGTTATTCGAATTCATAAAGCCATATGAAACTAAATGCATAACATCTCTCAAGGGAAGATGAATTCTTGTGCATagtagatttaattaaattccaAGTTTCGTTATCGTTCctattaaaaaggaaaaactaTTTTACTATTATGTCGTGCATAAGTGAACTGTTTTTATAAGCCAAACATGGATTGTACTTTGAGAGAATGTTTGTGTtgtatgattgataagatgtaaTTTGATTGTTAAGatgtaattttataatatactCTTGCTGctgaaataaaatttcattaaacaaaGAAGAAGCAAAAACAAAACACCCTTAAAAGCACAACGCAGCAGACTAAGGGCGGAGCCTCGTTAAAATCTCATTAAGAAAACCCAAGAGGGAAAAGCTtaatgaggaaaaagagtgctaAAAAATAAGCAAAACGCAGGCAGAACGGAGGTAGGATAGCTTCAGAGATTctggcctaaccatcacccttAAGCTAACCCGGCCCATGCCAAGCGAAAAAAAGAAGTACAAAAACTCAAGACATGCGAGTAAAAAAAGGAATGTGAATGTCATCAGTGATGAAAGCTTGAAGCCCAGTGATAGCGTAAGTCCAAAAACCCTCAACCTCCACGTGGAAGCAAGGTAATCAACTGATCTATTGCCTTCACCATAAATGTGAGAGATGCGCCAATCGAAGGAATCGGATAGTGAAGCGCATGCAGCCAGTGCGCTTTAAACCTCCACAGAACAGAGAAAGTGTGTGTTTGAAGAAGGCAGACAACAAAGATGGAATTCGACTCAAACCAAACTCTATTCCAGCCGGCCGCACGATACACCGATTCAATGTCGATAATGATTGCAAGAAGCTCAGCTTCGAATGCTGCCCCACGACCGCCCGAGAAGTGGTAACAACCCAGGACATCATTAAAAGCATTCCGAATGAGACCACCAACATGAATAATCCCCCCACGTACCGGCCCGTTAGTATTTATCTTAACCTAATTAGACAGAGAAAGATGCCAAGTCACATAAGTATAAGAAGTCGGCTTTCTAGGCTAACCAACGATCGAAAGCTTGTGGAGAATGAAAAGATCCGACACTGAGTTATCCATCGGCCCCATATCAAAATTATTCACGGCTTCCAGAAGAAAAACCCTAAGCTGCTTGAGAATGAAGTAACGCGACGGAGTAGCATCCTTGTGAGTAATGTCATTGCGGTGAGTCCAAAGGCTCCAAATGAGCGAAACCACGCCAACTCTCCATAAGTTGGTAACTTGTTTGCTTGCACACCTATTGATAGCGAAGAGGAGCAGGACGTCAAGTCTCCATAAGTTGGTAACTTATTTGCTTGCGCGCCTATTGATAGCGAAGATGAGCAGGCTGTCGACATCGAAAATGGTAGGACATTCAAGATTAAACCATTGAAAAAACTTCATCCATATGAAAAGCGAGAAGGTGCATGTCAAAAGAACGTGATCCATGGACTCCTCCGAAGCTGAGCAAAGCAGACAACAGCTCGGCCATAAATGCCCTGTCGGCGGAGCACATCGAAAGTAGGCAGCTTGCCAACAATAGTGCGCCAAGCCAAAAGCGACCTGCGTGCAAGAATAAAGGAGTCCCAAATCCAGCTCCCCCAGTTGATCTTCGGGAACTGAGGTCTGATATAAGCAAAAGTAGAAGCGGCGGAGACCTCACCGAAGCCTGAGTGAACCCAGGATGGATCGTCCACATTCCCGGCGATGGGAGTAGCAACAATATCTAACGCAATGCTCGGGAAAGCCTGCACAAAATTAGCCATGAGATGCCAAGTGTGGTCCCTATAGTAATCGCAAATTCGTTGAGATAAGTAAGGCAGCATGAAATCCGGGATGTTAAGTTTGTCAACAAGACGATAACCGAGCCAATTATCCCTCCAAAAGTAAATGCTATCACCTGTTCCAATAGTGCAAAAAGAGTTAATGACCAAATCCTTCATAGTCCCACGAACCCCCGTCCAAACTGAAGATGTAGCCCATTTGGAAACAAAATCTATAGTAAGAGTGAGATATCTTTGGcggagaatataataaccaaaggAGTTATGGTTCATGATATTTCAGCCAAGGCGATACATGAAGCTACTGTTGATGTGCGAAGAAGATTTCATCCCGATACCACCATGCTCCTTCAAAGCACGAACTTTGCCCCAACTCACAGAGAAAGACGACTTTCGAAGAATATTACCGGTCCAAATAAATGACTGACAGGCTTTGTCAAGAGCGTGAAGGAATTTAGCCGGCCATTTGTAAAACCAGCATGTTATGAACCGCCGCACTGTTAATCACCACTGACACCAAACAGAGACGTCCCGTCATCGAGAGTTAGGAGGCTTGCCACTGAGGAAAGTGAGCAAAAATTTTATCATACATGGGTCGAAGCTTGGCAGCCAAAGCACGACCGAAAAAAAATAGGCACTCCAAGATAAATGAAAGGCATGGAACTCACGGCAAACCCCAGAGCCCGCTGAAGACGCAAACATCGAGCCGGGAAAACACCCTTCCCAAAATAGAGCATTGACTTCAGCTTATTACAGGCTTGACCCGACACTGAAGCATACAGCTGAAGAATCGAGTCAATCATGATGCAATTACGTCTAGAAGTACGGGAGAAAAGGAGTACGTCATCATCATAGAGTAAGTGAGAGGGAAAATGCATGGTTCTAGAGAACCGCATACTCATAATCAGCCCCCTGTGCGCCGCATCCGCAAGAAGACGGCTAAAGACGTCTTCTACCAAGCTAAATAAAATCAGTGATAAAGGGTCACCTTGGCGAGCACCCCGACTACGAGTAAAATAACCATGCAAGGAGCCGTTGAAGCTTATCGATATACGCGCAGAATTAAGAATAGTCTTAATGCAAGAGCAGAAGATATCAGAAAAGCCAAACGCCTGAAGAACATACAAAAGAAAATCCCAGTTAAGTGTGTCAAAAGCTTTACGGATGTCCACTTTCAGAGCTATATTATTTTCACGAAGAGATCTCTCCATGCAGTTCGCCCCTTCAGAAGCTAAAATACTGCATTCGTGGATCGATCTACCAAAAATAAACTCGAACTGGTTTCGAAAATAATGTCCGCAGCAATCGCATTGAGACGCACCGCTAAAATTTTAGCGATCACCTTAAAGAAAAAGTTGCCCAACACAATCGACCTATAGTCCGAGATAACTTTAGGATCCGTCTTCTTGGGAAGAAGATTCAAAATATTAGCATTAAGCCCGGATGAAAGATAATGGTGAGTAAAGAATCTCTTAGCTGCTAATGTGAAATCATGTTCAATGATATCCCAAGCCGAGCGGAAGAAGGTACCGTTGAAGCCATCCGGACCCGGGGCACTGTCTTTATCCATGGAGAAGACAATAGCTTTGATTTTCTTCGCCGAAGGATAAGGAATCAACGAAGTTGCCTGCTCCAGATTGATATTATACGGAATGTAGTTATCAATCCAAGTGAAATCACTGACCGGGCTATTATCAGCTGAGAAAAGGCTCTTAAAAAAGGTTTCCACATAAGTTGCCATATCATCGTGATCATCAACCAGAATACCATTAATCTCCAAATTCTTGATGCTATGCCAAGCACGTTTCATTCTCACCATAGTATGAAAAAATTGAGTGTTGCGATCGCCGTCATGAAGCCAACGAACTCTGCTTTTCTGATGGAGAAACTCCGATTGATGGGAGAGCATAACCGAAATGAAAGCTTCAAGATCCACCTCCTGATTAAATAAATCATCCGTGTACCCCGACGTACCAATGTGTTGTTGTAGGGTAGCTAACCGACTGTAAAGTTCCTCAAGCGAGGTGTTGAAATTGCCAAAAGAATTTGTATTCCAAGCTTCAAGATCTTTCCTTAATCTCTTCAACTTGTGCATAACGCACACAATTGGACAATGGACTTCAACCGGCTGTGACCAAGACCTTCCAACCAATGGCAAGAAATCCGAATGCGACGTCCACATGTTGAGGAATCGAAAAGGCCTGGACCCAGAACTGCTAGACTGAATGCTGCATTTAAGAAGGATAGGCACATGGTCCGAGCCCAAGCGCGGAAGAACAAGACTTTCCACTATGTGCTAATGCTCAGCAAAATCTCTAGTAAAAAGAATACGATCAAGAACCGATTCAGTCGGCATCGGGTACCTCCGCCTGTCAATCCAAGTGAAATACGGACCAGTTGAGTGGGCTTGAATAAGAGCATGAAGATCTATGAAGGAATTAAATTCCCGGCAAGAAATGCGGCCAGGAAGTCGGTGCCCCCACGTTCGTGAGAGCCAAGGACGTCATTAAAGTCCCTTAATATAACCATGTAAGGAGTCATGAAGCCAGAAATGTCATCCCAAAGCAACCTCCGGGTAATATAGCTACATCTTCCGTGCACGAACACAATGCGGAAAGTATAACCAAGATGAGTAGCATCCAAAATCACCTCCTGATCAGTGGAGTGAAGCAGCGAGCAAGTAACCTAAGTAGTAGAGAAAATCCAAATATTAGAAGCATGATTACCACGATCATTTCTATGAAAGGGTATCATATCCATGGAACGCCAGAAAGAATCAGGGATATTGTTGAAATTTGTCTTAGGCTCAATGAGACCTAAGATGATAGGGCGATGGGAATGACAATAGCTATTAAGCAACTTACGCGAGATATGAGTCAAACCCCGAATATTCCAGGCCAGAATATTCATTTGGTAGAGAAGAAAGTTTCATCCTTGACGATCCCAAGTTTTGTGCTATTTTTCCTTGTTGTgtctaggtctagatcgagtctttgtGTGTTTTGGTGTCTGGGAGGACACCTGTTTGGTAGGGACTCGTGGATGCTATAATGGGCAATATGGAGCAAATCCGATGAGATAGGGAAGGCACCTCAATGATCAAGTCTAACGGAGCCTACAGGTTGGATGCAATCCAAAGAACGAGAGTCACATTTGCTGACCTGTTGGGCGTGATATTGATCGAGTAGGTAGTACCGCTCAGATGAGGAGTTCTATTGCGTCCTGGGCAGCTGGAGCTATTTCTGGGAGAGAGTGTTGCAACTAAGGCTTTTGCTGCTGACCAAGAGGTTGGCCTGACTTACGCTCAGAAATCAACATCCACAGTTCCAGACACCGGTCTCTTTAGTTTAGGGTTAATTTGCTTGCTATTTCATTCTTACGCCTAGAGTAATTCAGTAGTTAGAGATTCTTGTTGAGTTATCGCAATTTACTGTAAGTCACTTTTTATTGCTTTAGATAAACCTCatgatttatgatttaattgcaGTATTTCTTATTCCTTCTGTACGTTCTTTTAGATTAATTCTTGTTTATGATTTAGATTATTACCTAGATAATTGATGTCATTGTTGCTggtttattttattgaattattGTTTTCCCTCAAGAACCCTAGCGTAGAATTACATGCTATttcattattgtttatttatatttgatttttgcctagataatttttatatgttttatttcaattacgCACTAGTTAATGACA is a window encoding:
- the LOC131001442 gene encoding EPIDERMAL PATTERNING FACTOR-like protein 1 isoform X2: MGMTSLLILVALFFLASFSHCLIHKQPSSESLRGWVAAEKTRLGSTPPSCHNKCNQCHPCMAVQVPTLPSHSRLGPSSAAVKPLDYLGSSPSSAGNRVEMRN
- the LOC131001442 gene encoding EPIDERMAL PATTERNING FACTOR-like protein 1 isoform X1; translated protein: MGMTSLLILVALFFLASFSHCLIHKQPSSESLRGWVAAEKTRLGSTPPSCHNKCNQCHPCMAVQVPTLPSHSRLGPSSAAVKPLDYLGSSPSSAGNRYSNYKPLGWKCRCGGHFYNP